From Chelatococcus sp. YT9, a single genomic window includes:
- a CDS encoding DUF4170 domain-containing protein, with protein MSETGSRQLLHLVFGGELEHLDGYDFRDLSKLDIVGIYPDYKSAHVAWKAKAQSTVDNAHMRYFIVHLHRLLTPDAV; from the coding sequence ATGAGCGAAACCGGCAGCAGGCAACTTCTCCACCTCGTCTTCGGCGGCGAGCTGGAGCATCTGGACGGATATGACTTCCGCGACTTGTCGAAACTCGACATCGTCGGCATCTATCCCGACTACAAGAGTGCCCATGTCGCGTGGAAGGCCAAGGCGCAGTCGACGGTCGACAATGCCCACATGCGCTATTTCATCGTTCACCTGCACCGGCTCCTGACGCCGGACGCGGTTTGA
- a CDS encoding lysophospholipid acyltransferase family protein — MAKPLKRLLRSRPVQSLLGHLLAGYLRLVQRTNTFVWDRDGSADAAYARIGPLPVIVAMWHGQHFMIPFAKRPGDPAAALVSRHGDGEFNAIALARLGIRAIRGSGARGTKVREKGGAAALRGLLKTLADGEMVVLTADIPKVSRVCGEGIVMLSRLSGRPVVPVAVVTSRRIDFRSWDRASIGLPFGRGVIAVGDAITVPRDADPETLEACRLRIEEELDAVHARAYGGIGTVDPGARSMAADTKSHAA; from the coding sequence ATGGCCAAGCCCCTCAAGCGGCTACTGCGATCGCGGCCGGTCCAATCCCTGCTCGGGCACCTGCTTGCGGGCTACCTCCGGCTTGTCCAGCGCACCAACACCTTCGTCTGGGACCGCGACGGCAGCGCCGACGCTGCCTATGCCCGCATTGGGCCCCTGCCAGTTATCGTGGCCATGTGGCACGGGCAGCATTTCATGATCCCCTTCGCGAAACGGCCAGGGGATCCGGCCGCCGCCCTCGTCTCACGCCATGGCGATGGCGAATTCAACGCCATTGCGCTGGCGCGCCTCGGCATCCGCGCCATCCGCGGCTCTGGCGCGCGCGGTACGAAGGTCCGAGAAAAAGGCGGCGCAGCAGCCTTGCGAGGCCTCCTCAAGACACTGGCCGACGGCGAGATGGTCGTGCTGACGGCCGATATTCCCAAGGTCTCGCGCGTCTGCGGAGAGGGGATCGTGATGCTCAGCCGATTGTCCGGAAGGCCGGTCGTGCCAGTGGCGGTCGTCACGAGCCGGCGCATCGATTTTCGTAGTTGGGACCGGGCCTCGATCGGGCTGCCCTTCGGACGAGGGGTCATCGCCGTCGGAGACGCAATCACTGTTCCACGCGACGCTGATCCCGAAACACTGGAGGCCTGCCGGCTCAGGATCGAGGAGGAACTCGACGCGGTGCACGCTCGCGCCTATGGCGGCATCGGCACTGTGGATCCCGGCGCACGCTCCATGGCGGCTGACACAAAAAGCCATGCCGCCTGA
- a CDS encoding 3-deoxy-D-manno-octulosonic acid transferase, with amino-acid sequence MSMRDSFLLRLYGTIMAALEPVAALALRWRQKRGKEDPTRLAERRGFPGRARPDGRIAWVHGASVGEIVSLLPVMERLTRRGFTVLVTSGTVTSAKMITRRLPPRALHQFMPLDVPRYVRRFLNHWEPDLVLIAESELWPNMISEVHDRGIPLILVNARLSERALRRWRRFPKSARYLLQSFDLCLAQSKADAERLATLGAPRVNIAGNLKFDVPAPPADASSLATLTGLIGDRPVWVAASTHGGEEEMVAAAHRMLLAYQPDLLTIIAPRHPERGEAVAEIVRRAGLTVAQRSHGLLPDRHTDIYVADTIGELGLFYRLATVAFIGRSLVPLGGQNPIEPAKLGTAILHGPYVHNFADVYAAIDRRDGALPISDEESLARALSLLFSDAARTRSMARAAAATVEELGGAVERTMNAIEPYILQMHLEARA; translated from the coding sequence ATGAGCATGCGTGACAGCTTTTTGCTTCGGCTCTACGGGACGATCATGGCGGCGCTCGAACCCGTTGCGGCGCTCGCTCTGCGCTGGCGCCAGAAGCGCGGCAAGGAGGACCCGACGCGCCTCGCGGAGCGGCGCGGCTTTCCCGGCCGCGCCAGGCCAGACGGGCGCATCGCCTGGGTGCACGGCGCGAGCGTCGGCGAGATCGTCTCTCTCCTGCCCGTCATGGAGCGCCTCACGCGCCGGGGTTTCACCGTGCTTGTCACGTCAGGGACGGTGACCTCCGCCAAGATGATCACCCGGCGCCTTCCGCCACGCGCGCTCCATCAGTTCATGCCGCTGGACGTTCCGCGCTACGTGAGGCGCTTCCTCAACCATTGGGAGCCCGACCTCGTCCTTATCGCCGAGTCAGAGCTATGGCCGAACATGATCAGTGAGGTGCATGATCGCGGCATCCCGCTCATTCTGGTCAATGCCCGGCTTTCGGAGCGCGCGCTCCGCCGCTGGCGGCGTTTTCCCAAGAGCGCTCGCTATCTCCTGCAGAGTTTCGATCTATGCCTGGCGCAGTCGAAGGCTGACGCCGAGCGCCTCGCAACGCTCGGCGCGCCGCGTGTCAACATCGCCGGAAATCTCAAGTTCGACGTGCCGGCTCCGCCCGCAGACGCATCCTCGCTCGCAACCCTGACGGGCTTGATCGGTGACCGACCGGTCTGGGTCGCGGCCAGCACCCACGGCGGCGAAGAGGAAATGGTTGCCGCGGCCCATCGCATGCTCCTCGCGTATCAGCCCGACCTTCTGACGATCATCGCCCCCCGCCACCCCGAGCGGGGCGAGGCCGTCGCCGAGATCGTCCGGCGGGCCGGGCTCACGGTGGCGCAACGGTCCCATGGCCTTTTGCCTGACCGGCACACGGACATCTATGTCGCCGATACGATTGGCGAGCTCGGCCTGTTCTACCGGCTGGCCACCGTTGCGTTCATCGGGCGCTCACTGGTGCCGCTCGGTGGTCAGAACCCGATCGAACCCGCCAAGCTGGGCACGGCGATCCTCCACGGTCCTTATGTGCACAATTTCGCGGATGTCTACGCGGCCATAGACCGTCGCGACGGCGCCTTGCCGATCTCCGACGAGGAAAGCCTCGCACGCGCGCTTTCGCTCTTATTCTCGGATGCCGCGCGCACCCGCTCGATGGCGAGGGCTGCGGCGGCGACGGTGGAGGAGCTCGGCGGCGCGGTGGAGCGCACCATGAACGCGATCGAGCCCTATATCCTGCAGATGCATCTGGAAGCACGCGCATGA
- the lpxK gene encoding tetraacyldisaccharide 4'-kinase has translation MRTPSFWWRPQPTLLARLLQPIGFIYGAITARRMGRPGAKPPCPVICIGNLTAGGAGKTPVAIAIADLLSARQERPYVLSRGYGGHLAGPVIVTPGLHDAEAVGDEPLIIARHVPVVVSRDRPAGATLAKAEGASVIVMDDGLQNPSLAKTVTFAVVDGAAGFGNQLCVPAGPLRAALPVQLPHVDAFLVVGQGPARAAVMDIARHRPVFTGALVPDPEAAAGLHGKRVAAFAGIGRPEKFFATLRSIGAEVVDEAAFGDHQPYTPADLRALAARAKALDALLVTTEKDLARLGDDISHLPGLVVLPVRFVPDDEKGLAAFVLGWLRKTKKGRKRTA, from the coding sequence ATGCGCACGCCGTCTTTCTGGTGGCGTCCGCAACCCACGCTGCTGGCCCGCCTTCTGCAGCCAATCGGCTTTATCTATGGCGCGATCACGGCGCGCCGCATGGGCCGTCCCGGCGCTAAACCGCCCTGCCCTGTGATCTGCATCGGCAATCTGACGGCGGGAGGCGCCGGAAAGACACCCGTCGCCATCGCCATCGCGGATCTGCTCAGCGCCCGCCAGGAAAGGCCTTACGTGCTGAGCCGCGGCTATGGCGGGCATCTCGCGGGTCCTGTCATCGTAACACCCGGCCTACACGACGCGGAAGCCGTTGGCGACGAGCCGTTGATCATCGCCCGCCATGTGCCTGTGGTTGTCTCGCGTGACCGGCCAGCCGGCGCGACCCTCGCCAAGGCTGAAGGCGCGTCGGTCATCGTGATGGACGACGGGCTGCAAAACCCCTCCCTTGCCAAAACGGTTACTTTCGCCGTGGTCGATGGCGCAGCCGGTTTCGGCAACCAGCTCTGTGTTCCGGCCGGCCCTCTCCGCGCCGCCCTGCCCGTTCAGTTACCCCATGTCGACGCGTTCCTCGTGGTCGGTCAAGGCCCAGCCCGCGCGGCTGTCATGGACATTGCCCGCCACCGCCCGGTCTTTACCGGGGCGCTCGTCCCAGACCCAGAAGCCGCTGCCGGCTTGCACGGCAAGCGTGTCGCGGCCTTCGCCGGGATCGGCCGGCCGGAGAAGTTTTTCGCAACCCTGCGGTCTATCGGAGCGGAGGTCGTCGACGAAGCAGCATTCGGTGACCACCAGCCCTACACGCCGGCGGATTTGCGAGCATTGGCGGCCCGCGCCAAAGCTCTGGACGCCCTGCTCGTCACGACGGAGAAGGACCTAGCGCGCCTCGGCGACGATATCAGCCATCTGCCAGGCCTCGTGGTGTTGCCGGTGCGGTTCGTGCCTGACGACGAAAAGGGTCTTGCCGCATTCGTGTTGGGCTGGCTGCGCAAGACGAAGAAGGGCCGGAAGCGGACCGCCTAG
- a CDS encoding DUF2093 domain-containing protein gives MNRHDYRFNGNGEASLQYLDADFRVLKPGSYVVCSVTGERIPLDKLRYWSVDRQEAYASPEAVLERYKALRRA, from the coding sequence ATGAACCGGCATGACTATCGCTTCAACGGAAATGGTGAGGCCAGTCTCCAATATCTCGACGCGGACTTTCGCGTGCTGAAGCCCGGCAGTTATGTGGTCTGCTCGGTCACGGGCGAGCGCATTCCCCTCGATAAGCTCCGCTACTGGAGTGTCGACCGTCAAGAGGCCTATGCCTCGCCCGAGGCCGTGCTCGAGCGCTACAAGGCTCTTCGCCGGGCGTAA
- the xseA gene encoding exodeoxyribonuclease VII large subunit has protein sequence MTGQNFAGEGSATNIQEWTVSSLSGALKRTLEDAFGHVRLKGEVSGYRGPHSSGHCYFALKDEGAKLEAVIWKGVFNRLKIKPQEGLEVVVTGRITTFPGSSKYQIIIEAIEPAGVGALMAILEERRRKLAAEGLFDEARKQLLPFLPNVIGVVTSPTGAVIRDIIHRLEDRFPSHVLVWPVRVQGETSAAEVAAAIDGFNALPASGPIPRPDVIIVARGGGSLEDLWSFNDEAVVRAAAASDIPLISAVGHETDWTLIDYAADLRCPTPTGAAEKVVPVRRDLALRVADLGRRHGEAMARLSERRRTDLRSLTRALRRPEDLIAGPRQRLDLAAGKLVHGLRVNARRHEIALTALARRLVRLSPHLQLEQSRARLARAGQQLDRCFAANSHRYARAFMRVAGRLSSQGLRHRLDRGRDRLVIAGGRLEEIAPEIVARRCKQLESVWKLIDSLGHKGVLARGYALVLDEARHPVRSASTVAAGMPMTIMLSDGEFGAVAVDGAEGAGRGTRGGRTTTRKTGEAGKAGSDKQSSLFDT, from the coding sequence ATGACGGGTCAGAACTTCGCGGGTGAAGGTTCCGCGACGAACATTCAGGAATGGACGGTATCGAGCCTGTCCGGCGCCCTGAAGCGGACGTTGGAGGATGCGTTCGGCCACGTCCGCCTCAAGGGCGAGGTCTCCGGCTATCGTGGACCGCATTCCTCCGGCCACTGTTATTTCGCGTTGAAGGACGAGGGCGCCAAGCTCGAGGCTGTGATCTGGAAGGGTGTCTTCAATCGCCTCAAGATCAAGCCGCAGGAAGGACTGGAAGTGGTCGTCACCGGCCGCATCACCACCTTTCCCGGCTCCTCGAAATACCAGATCATCATCGAGGCTATCGAGCCGGCGGGCGTCGGCGCGCTCATGGCGATCCTGGAGGAGCGCCGGCGCAAGCTTGCGGCTGAGGGGTTGTTCGACGAGGCGCGCAAGCAGCTTCTGCCGTTCTTGCCAAACGTCATCGGCGTCGTCACGTCACCGACGGGCGCTGTCATCCGCGATATCATCCATCGGCTGGAGGATCGTTTTCCGAGCCATGTACTCGTCTGGCCCGTACGCGTGCAGGGGGAGACGAGCGCCGCCGAGGTGGCGGCAGCCATCGACGGCTTCAACGCGCTTCCCGCCAGCGGTCCCATCCCTCGGCCCGATGTCATCATCGTCGCGCGCGGCGGCGGTTCGCTGGAAGATCTATGGTCCTTCAATGACGAGGCGGTCGTGCGTGCCGCCGCCGCCAGCGACATCCCGCTCATTTCGGCTGTGGGCCATGAGACGGATTGGACCCTCATCGACTATGCCGCGGATCTGCGCTGTCCGACGCCGACCGGTGCGGCCGAGAAGGTCGTGCCCGTGCGGCGGGATCTCGCGCTGCGCGTTGCCGATCTTGGCCGCCGCCACGGCGAGGCGATGGCGCGGCTCAGTGAGCGCCGCCGAACCGATCTGCGCAGCCTGACGCGAGCCTTGCGCCGGCCGGAGGATCTTATCGCCGGGCCGCGCCAGCGGCTCGATCTCGCTGCCGGCAAGCTCGTCCATGGCTTGCGTGTCAACGCGCGCCGGCACGAAATTGCGCTCACGGCCCTTGCACGGCGTCTCGTGCGCCTCTCGCCCCATCTGCAGCTGGAACAGTCGCGGGCCCGGCTGGCGCGGGCTGGGCAGCAGCTCGATCGCTGTTTTGCAGCCAACAGCCATCGCTACGCCCGGGCTTTCATGCGGGTAGCGGGTCGGCTATCGAGCCAGGGCCTGAGACACAGGCTCGATCGCGGCCGCGATCGGCTCGTGATCGCGGGGGGGCGCCTTGAAGAGATAGCACCGGAAATCGTGGCGCGCCGTTGCAAGCAGCTTGAAAGCGTCTGGAAACTGATCGACAGTCTAGGCCACAAGGGCGTGCTCGCCAGGGGCTATGCGCTGGTGCTGGATGAGGCGCGGCACCCTGTCCGGAGTGCAAGCACGGTGGCGGCGGGCATGCCGATGACGATCATGCTGTCCGATGGCGAGTTTGGCGCCGTCGCGGTTGATGGCGCGGAGGGCGCCGGAAGGGGAACGCGGGGCGGCCGCACCACGACCCGAAAGACGGGTGAGGCGGGAAAGGCCGGCTCGGACAAGCAGAGCAGCCTGTTCGACACATGA
- a CDS encoding DMT family transporter, with protein MHARGMLYAVLANLVFAGCDTVVKLLSTRHPVFQIITMQACVASVVVLLIFMRGGYIAKRSGLVHDRHVRNPKLLALRGLLAGIGSTAGLYAFSLLPLADVYAITFASPLLVTLASVLILREEVGIRRWAAVIAGLIGILIMVRPGYAAVNMGHIAAFISIFVSTAVVLIMRSIGATESRNMMVGAVLAGQLMAGIPGTFLWFSPPSAFDIGLVVVGGLLNVAAQFLFLEALRLAPASSVAPMQYTKLVWALIVGALLFGDLPTVHMLLGAAIVIASVLYMFHRERKRGVAPSVA; from the coding sequence ATGCATGCGCGCGGAATGCTCTATGCCGTGCTCGCCAATCTCGTCTTCGCAGGCTGCGATACGGTCGTAAAGCTCCTTTCGACCCGTCATCCGGTTTTTCAGATCATCACGATGCAGGCCTGCGTGGCGTCCGTCGTTGTGCTGCTGATATTCATGCGGGGTGGCTATATCGCCAAAAGAAGCGGGCTCGTGCATGATCGACACGTCCGTAATCCGAAGCTTCTGGCTTTGCGCGGCCTGTTAGCCGGCATCGGATCAACGGCGGGTCTTTATGCGTTTTCCTTGCTTCCGCTTGCCGATGTCTATGCGATAACTTTTGCGTCGCCTCTATTGGTTACGTTGGCGTCTGTTCTTATCTTGCGGGAGGAAGTCGGTATTCGGCGCTGGGCTGCCGTGATCGCGGGCCTCATCGGCATTCTCATTATGGTCCGGCCGGGATATGCAGCGGTCAACATGGGCCATATCGCGGCCTTCATCAGCATCTTCGTGTCGACTGCGGTCGTGCTGATCATGCGGTCCATCGGTGCCACCGAAAGCCGCAACATGATGGTTGGGGCCGTGCTCGCGGGCCAGTTGATGGCCGGGATCCCAGGTACCTTCCTCTGGTTCTCCCCGCCGTCGGCTTTCGATATCGGCCTTGTGGTCGTTGGCGGACTTCTTAATGTTGCGGCTCAGTTCCTCTTTCTCGAAGCGCTGCGGTTGGCGCCTGCCTCCAGCGTCGCGCCGATGCAATATACGAAGCTCGTGTGGGCGCTGATCGTTGGCGCGTTGCTGTTTGGAGATCTGCCGACCGTCCACATGCTGCTCGGCGCCGCCATCGTCATCGCCTCGGTGCTCTACATGTTCCATCGCGAGCGCAAGCGCGGCGTTGCCCCGAGCGTCGCCTGA
- the cls gene encoding cardiolipin synthase — protein sequence MTFLDPANLVWLTHGAVIAGISIHVIMKRPATGVALAWLLLIALLPFVGPLLYFLIGNRRISGRRSRGFQHLRQVYESDADQTDSDVVPEIDWSDLPPSANGIHRLGLLTAGSSLTKDNAFTLLSGTDEILDRITRDIDGAKTSILMEFYIWNAGGKADEVLAALVRAAERGVSCRVLIDALGARPWWKTGQPQRLRDAGVELREALPVGLLRSAVGRTDLRLHRKVVVVDQAIAWTGSMNLVDPAFFKQDAGVGEWVDAMVRLEGGVVTSLAAVMIGDWSLETGEKPLILTPRPQMVLTPATTADALAGDGAYDEPMPERQRPGAAMQVVASGPGETGDGLLLMLIALVSAATSELVLTTPYFVPDESLLRALRAASGRGVKVSLVLPEKVDSLLSRYASRSYYDELLEMGVNVYLYKGGLLHTKSITADGELAMFGTVNLDMRSLWLNYEVALFVYDQDFARTLRRLQETYISDSELLERSSWSARPFLERFVENVLRLSGPLL from the coding sequence TTGACTTTTCTTGATCCGGCCAATCTCGTTTGGCTGACGCATGGCGCGGTCATCGCGGGGATTTCCATCCACGTGATCATGAAGCGTCCGGCCACGGGCGTGGCGCTCGCGTGGCTCCTTCTGATCGCGCTCCTGCCCTTCGTCGGCCCTCTTCTCTACTTCCTTATCGGCAATCGACGCATCAGCGGCCGCCGCTCACGTGGCTTCCAGCATCTGCGCCAGGTTTATGAGAGCGATGCCGACCAGACCGACAGTGACGTGGTGCCCGAGATCGACTGGTCGGACCTTCCGCCGAGTGCTAACGGCATCCATCGCCTCGGCCTCCTCACCGCCGGCAGCAGCCTGACGAAGGACAACGCCTTCACGCTCCTCTCGGGTACCGACGAAATTCTCGACAGGATCACGCGGGACATCGATGGCGCCAAGACCAGCATCCTGATGGAGTTCTATATCTGGAACGCTGGCGGAAAGGCGGACGAGGTCCTGGCGGCGCTGGTTCGCGCCGCAGAGCGCGGGGTGAGCTGCCGCGTCCTCATCGATGCGCTCGGCGCACGGCCCTGGTGGAAGACCGGCCAGCCGCAACGGCTGCGCGATGCCGGCGTCGAGCTGCGCGAGGCATTGCCCGTCGGCCTGCTGCGCAGCGCTGTCGGCCGCACGGATCTCAGGCTCCACCGCAAGGTTGTCGTGGTCGACCAGGCCATCGCCTGGACGGGCAGCATGAATCTCGTCGATCCCGCGTTTTTCAAGCAGGATGCCGGCGTCGGGGAGTGGGTCGATGCCATGGTCCGCCTTGAAGGTGGCGTGGTGACCTCCCTGGCCGCCGTGATGATCGGTGACTGGTCGCTGGAGACCGGCGAAAAGCCCCTCATCCTCACGCCGCGACCGCAGATGGTTCTCACACCCGCGACAACCGCCGATGCGCTCGCGGGCGACGGCGCCTATGACGAGCCGATGCCGGAGAGACAACGGCCAGGCGCGGCGATGCAGGTGGTCGCCTCAGGCCCCGGCGAGACCGGTGATGGGCTTCTTCTGATGCTGATCGCGCTCGTGAGCGCCGCCACGTCCGAGCTCGTTCTGACCACGCCCTATTTCGTGCCGGACGAGTCTTTATTGCGCGCCCTACGCGCCGCCTCTGGTCGCGGCGTCAAGGTTTCTCTTGTCCTTCCGGAGAAGGTCGACTCTCTGCTCAGTCGTTATGCCAGCCGATCTTATTACGATGAACTTCTTGAGATGGGCGTGAACGTCTACCTTTACAAAGGAGGGCTTCTGCATACCAAGTCGATCACGGCGGATGGCGAGCTCGCGATGTTCGGAACCGTCAATCTCGACATGCGCAGCCTCTGGCTCAACTACGAGGTCGCCCTGTTCGTCTATGATCAAGATTTCGCGAGGACATTGCGTCGCCTCCAGGAAACATACATCTCGGATTCCGAGCTGCTCGAGCGGAGCAGTTGGTCTGCACGACCTTTCCTGGAGCGGTTCGTCGAAAATGTTCTGCGCCTGTCCGGTCCACTCCTGTAA
- a CDS encoding DUF3750 domain-containing protein, translating to MRALIKRVALLILILFLIPLATHAAWWHEQGWPRSWSEADWTSARILPEATAEPEAVVHVLAARVGRWRGIVAHHSWIVLKQAGAARYTRYDVVGWGNPVRTNHREADARWFGNEPSILFSLRGPEATALIPRIEAAIAAYPHAAFGSYAAWPGPNSNTFVSYLATRVPQLAGALLPTALGKDFRGDGWFNGGLFAGLAPSRSGLQFSVLGALGLTVAWIEGIEINVLGLVAGLDIRRPALKLPGWGRIGLSPA from the coding sequence GTGCGCGCCTTGATCAAGCGCGTCGCCCTGCTGATCCTCATCCTGTTTCTCATCCCGCTCGCCACCCACGCGGCCTGGTGGCATGAGCAGGGCTGGCCGCGTTCCTGGTCGGAAGCGGACTGGACCTCCGCCCGCATCCTGCCAGAAGCAACCGCCGAGCCCGAGGCGGTCGTCCATGTGCTCGCCGCTCGCGTCGGGCGCTGGCGAGGCATCGTGGCGCATCACAGCTGGATCGTGCTCAAACAGGCGGGTGCTGCGCGCTATACGCGCTACGATGTGGTGGGCTGGGGCAATCCGGTCAGAACCAACCATCGCGAGGCCGACGCCCGTTGGTTCGGCAACGAGCCCAGCATTCTGTTCTCGCTGCGCGGGCCGGAGGCAACAGCGCTTATCCCACGCATAGAAGCAGCCATAGCGGCCTACCCGCACGCTGCGTTCGGCAGCTATGCCGCATGGCCGGGTCCAAATTCCAATACATTCGTTTCATATCTCGCGACCCGGGTGCCGCAGCTTGCGGGCGCGCTGCTGCCAACGGCACTCGGTAAGGATTTCCGCGGCGACGGCTGGTTCAATGGTGGCCTGTTCGCGGGGCTGGCTCCGAGCCGCAGCGGCCTGCAGTTCTCCGTGCTCGGCGCCCTCGGTCTCACCGTGGCATGGATCGAAGGTATCGAGATTAATGTTCTCGGCCTCGTCGCCGGGCTCGACATCCGCCGTCCGGCCCTGAAACTGCCCGGCTGGGGCCGCATCGGCCTGTCGCCAGCCTGA
- the parA gene encoding ParA family partition ATPase, with protein MDGRIITLAQQKGGSGKTTLAAHLAVAFARLGRAVAILDVDPQGSLGQWFERRESHFGSDVIDIRFGTASGWGARREARSLARNHDIVIVDTPPKSDVESRSAIEAADLVVVPVQPTQIDLWATDPTLQNIAREGTPSLIVLNRVVQRAGLTSEMMEAVQALGRDTAATSLGNRVAFAASIGRGLSVQEIEPSGKGAQEIAALTQEISLRLAMN; from the coding sequence ATGGATGGGCGAATCATTACCCTGGCCCAGCAGAAGGGCGGTTCCGGCAAGACGACGCTTGCGGCGCATCTGGCCGTTGCCTTCGCCCGCCTCGGCCGTGCTGTCGCTATCCTCGATGTGGATCCGCAAGGGAGCCTCGGCCAATGGTTCGAGCGTCGTGAGAGCCATTTTGGCTCTGACGTGATCGACATTCGTTTCGGCACGGCGAGTGGTTGGGGTGCCAGGCGCGAGGCCCGCAGCCTGGCACGCAACCATGACATCGTCATCGTCGATACCCCTCCGAAGTCCGACGTCGAGTCCCGGTCGGCGATCGAGGCGGCGGACCTCGTGGTCGTTCCCGTGCAACCCACGCAGATCGATCTCTGGGCGACCGACCCCACCTTGCAGAACATCGCGCGGGAGGGCACGCCCTCGCTCATCGTTCTCAATCGTGTGGTGCAGCGCGCTGGCCTGACCAGCGAGATGATGGAAGCGGTCCAGGCGCTAGGTAGGGACACGGCTGCCACCAGCCTTGGCAACCGGGTGGCCTTCGCTGCCAGTATCGGGCGGGGGTTGAGCGTCCAGGAGATCGAGCCCTCAGGCAAGGGCGCGCAGGAAATCGCCGCCTTGACACAGGAGATCAGTCTGCGACTTGCCATGAACTAA
- the purD gene encoding phosphoribosylamine--glycine ligase: MNILLIGSGGREHALAWKISASPLCDRLFTAPGNPGTAQCGENVALDTTDHAAVIAFCDAEAIDLVVVGPEAPLVAGLVDDLTAAGIRAFGPTKAAAQLEGSKAFTKELCVEANIPTAAFARFTDEAAARAYVAEKGAPIVIKADGLAAGKGVVVAMGQAEANEALAMMFAGGLGEAGTEVVIEECLVGEEASFFALSDGTNVVALASAQDHKRAFDGDEGPNTGGMGAYSPAPALTAALEAEVMEHIIRPTVAAMKARGTPYKGVLYAGLMLTADGPKLIEYNARFGDPECQVLMPRMKTDLVAALLATVDEELSSFDVRWWDDAALTVVMAANGYPGAYERGSEIGGIDAAEAIDNVIVFHAGTKQDGPRYLANGGRVLNVTGLGPSIADAQRLAYRAVAAIDWPEGFCRSDIGWRAVGQDAVGQDKA; encoded by the coding sequence ATGAACATACTCCTCATCGGCTCCGGCGGGCGCGAGCACGCCCTGGCATGGAAGATCTCCGCGAGCCCCCTGTGCGATCGGCTGTTCACCGCGCCGGGCAATCCGGGGACGGCTCAATGCGGCGAGAATGTCGCCCTCGACACCACGGATCACGCGGCTGTCATCGCCTTCTGTGACGCCGAGGCCATCGATCTCGTGGTCGTCGGGCCCGAGGCGCCTCTCGTGGCCGGCCTGGTCGATGATCTGACGGCGGCAGGCATCCGGGCCTTCGGACCGACGAAAGCGGCCGCCCAGCTCGAGGGATCGAAAGCCTTCACCAAGGAACTCTGCGTCGAGGCCAACATTCCCACGGCCGCTTTTGCGCGGTTTACGGACGAGGCGGCTGCGCGAGCCTATGTGGCGGAGAAGGGCGCGCCTATCGTCATCAAGGCGGACGGTCTCGCCGCCGGCAAGGGCGTTGTGGTGGCGATGGGCCAGGCGGAGGCCAACGAGGCGCTCGCCATGATGTTTGCCGGCGGCCTCGGCGAGGCCGGGACAGAAGTCGTCATAGAGGAATGCCTCGTCGGCGAGGAAGCGAGCTTCTTCGCTCTCTCCGACGGCACCAATGTCGTGGCATTGGCCTCGGCTCAGGACCACAAGCGCGCCTTCGACGGCGACGAAGGCCCCAACACCGGGGGCATGGGCGCTTATTCACCGGCCCCCGCGCTCACGGCGGCGCTGGAAGCGGAGGTGATGGAGCACATCATCCGTCCGACCGTCGCCGCGATGAAGGCGCGCGGCACTCCCTACAAGGGCGTGCTCTATGCCGGACTGATGCTGACCGCCGATGGCCCCAAGCTCATCGAATACAACGCGCGCTTCGGCGACCCGGAATGCCAGGTGCTGATGCCGCGCATGAAAACCGATCTCGTGGCTGCGCTCCTTGCCACGGTGGACGAGGAGCTCAGCAGCTTCGACGTCCGCTGGTGGGACGATGCCGCACTCACGGTGGTTATGGCAGCGAACGGCTATCCCGGCGCTTACGAGCGCGGCAGCGAAATCGGGGGCATCGACGCCGCTGAGGCGATCGATAATGTCATCGTCTTCCATGCCGGCACAAAGCAGGATGGGCCGCGCTATCTCGCCAATGGCGGAAGGGTGCTGAACGTCACCGGTCTCGGCCCCTCGATCGCTGACGCCCAACGCCTCGCCTATAGGGCAGTGGCCGCAATCGATTGGCCGGAAGGCTTCTGCCGCAGCGATATCGGCTGGCGCGCGGTGGGGCAGGATGCTGTAGGGCAGGACAAGGCGTGA